From Salmo salar chromosome ssa04, Ssal_v3.1, whole genome shotgun sequence, one genomic window encodes:
- the LOC106603079 gene encoding gamma-aminobutyric acid receptor subunit rho-3 isoform X1, whose translation MNLVLLAFRLMCLAWLWPVTLLNGSHQPKKMRHKDVYLGENSKNQHGGRIDFKMKKSDSTKSLLIKSEQLLRIEDHDFAMRPGFGGAAIPVGIDVQVESIDSISEVNMDFTMTLYLRHYWQDDRLAFPSSSKKSRTFDARLVKKIWVPDVFFVHSKRSFIHDTTMENIMLRVYPDGNILYSVRITVTALCAMDFSSFPLDTQKCSLELESYAYNENDLMLYWKNGNDSLRTDEIVLSQFFIEEFHPSYGLAFYSSTGWYNRLYINFILRRHIFFFMLQTYFPTMLMVMLSWVSFWIDRRAVPARVSLGITTVLTMSTIITGVSASMPQVSYVKAVDIYLWASFLFVFLSVIEYAAVNYFTTVEEMKKLKGGKIPADFNATQTMAFDGCYHDNDIDLTPFPELPSTPNTERSRTATSRNSAAEPPPTEGTRLRRKKSIKHNLSFIMSNSYMIDSYSRVIFPMTYLLFNIIYWSLYS comes from the exons ATGAACCTGGTGCTCCTGGCCTTCAGGCTGATGTGCCTGGCCTGGCTGTGGCCTGTCACGCTGCTCAACGGCAGCCACCAACCCAAAAAGATGAGGCACAAGGACGTGTACCTTGGGGAGAACAGCAAGAACCAACATGGAGG ACGAATAGACTTTAAGATGAAAAAGTCTGACAGCACCAAGTCCCTGCTAATTAAATCTGAACAGCTGCTCCGAATCGAGGACCATGACTTTGCAATGCGGCCTGGCTTTGGAG GGGCAGCTATTCCTGTGGGCATAGACGTGCAGGTGGAAAGCATTGACAGTATATCTGAAGTCAACATG GACTTCACCATGACTCTGTACCTGAGACACTACTGGCAGGACGACCGGCTGGCCTTTCCTTCCAGCAGCAAAAAGAGCCGGACATTTGACGCTCGGCTGGTGAAGAAGATCTGGGTACCGGACGTGTTCTTTGTCCACTCCAAACGTTCCTTCATCCATGACACGACCATGGAGAACATCATGTTGAGGGTGTACCCTGACGGCAACATTCTCTACAGTGTCAG GATCACTGTGACTGCTCTTTGCGCCATGGACTTCAGTAGTTTTCCTTTGGACACACAGAAATGCTCTCTGGAACTGGAGAGCT ATGCGTACAATGAGAACGACCTCATGCTCTACTGGAAGAACGGGAACGATTCATTAAGGACTGATGAGATCGTTCTCTCACAGTTTTTTATTGAAGAATTCCACCCTTCCTACGGGCTTGCCTTCTACAGCAGCACGG gttggtATAACAGGCTCTACATAAACTTCATCCTCAGGAGGCACATCTTCTTCTTCATGCTGCAGACCTATTTCCCCACCATGCTGATGGTGATGCTCTCCTGGGTGTCCTTCTGGATTGACAGGAGGGCTGTGCCCGCCCGGGTCTCACTGG gtATCACAACAGTTCTGACCATGTCCACCATCATCACAGGCGTGTCAGCCTCCATGCCTCAGGTGTCTTATGTAAAAGCTGTGGACATCTACCTGTGGGCCAGCTTTCTGTTTGTCTTCCTGTCCGTCATTGAGTACGCCGCTGTCAACTACTTCACCACTGTGGAGGAGATGAAGAAGCTCAAGGGGGGAAAG aTCCCTGCAGATTTCAATGCCACTCAAACTATGGCTTTTGACGGATGTTACCATGACAATGACATTGACCTGACACCCTTCCCAGAGCTGCCCAGCACCCCCAACACAGAGCGGAGTCGGACGGCCACGTCGAGGAACTCTGCTGCAGAGCCCCCGCCCACAGAGGGCACCAGGCTACGACGCAAAAAATCCATCAAACACAACCTCAGCTTCATCATGAGTAACAGCTACATGATCGACTCCTACTCCAGAGTCATCTTCCCCATGACCTACCTGCTGTTCAACATCATCTACTGGAGTTTATATTCATGA
- the LOC106603079 gene encoding gamma-aminobutyric acid receptor subunit rho-3 isoform X2, translating into MKKSDSTKSLLIKSEQLLRIEDHDFAMRPGFGGAAIPVGIDVQVESIDSISEVNMDFTMTLYLRHYWQDDRLAFPSSSKKSRTFDARLVKKIWVPDVFFVHSKRSFIHDTTMENIMLRVYPDGNILYSVRITVTALCAMDFSSFPLDTQKCSLELESYAYNENDLMLYWKNGNDSLRTDEIVLSQFFIEEFHPSYGLAFYSSTGWYNRLYINFILRRHIFFFMLQTYFPTMLMVMLSWVSFWIDRRAVPARVSLGITTVLTMSTIITGVSASMPQVSYVKAVDIYLWASFLFVFLSVIEYAAVNYFTTVEEMKKLKGGKIPADFNATQTMAFDGCYHDNDIDLTPFPELPSTPNTERSRTATSRNSAAEPPPTEGTRLRRKKSIKHNLSFIMSNSYMIDSYSRVIFPMTYLLFNIIYWSLYS; encoded by the exons ATGAAAAAGTCTGACAGCACCAAGTCCCTGCTAATTAAATCTGAACAGCTGCTCCGAATCGAGGACCATGACTTTGCAATGCGGCCTGGCTTTGGAG GGGCAGCTATTCCTGTGGGCATAGACGTGCAGGTGGAAAGCATTGACAGTATATCTGAAGTCAACATG GACTTCACCATGACTCTGTACCTGAGACACTACTGGCAGGACGACCGGCTGGCCTTTCCTTCCAGCAGCAAAAAGAGCCGGACATTTGACGCTCGGCTGGTGAAGAAGATCTGGGTACCGGACGTGTTCTTTGTCCACTCCAAACGTTCCTTCATCCATGACACGACCATGGAGAACATCATGTTGAGGGTGTACCCTGACGGCAACATTCTCTACAGTGTCAG GATCACTGTGACTGCTCTTTGCGCCATGGACTTCAGTAGTTTTCCTTTGGACACACAGAAATGCTCTCTGGAACTGGAGAGCT ATGCGTACAATGAGAACGACCTCATGCTCTACTGGAAGAACGGGAACGATTCATTAAGGACTGATGAGATCGTTCTCTCACAGTTTTTTATTGAAGAATTCCACCCTTCCTACGGGCTTGCCTTCTACAGCAGCACGG gttggtATAACAGGCTCTACATAAACTTCATCCTCAGGAGGCACATCTTCTTCTTCATGCTGCAGACCTATTTCCCCACCATGCTGATGGTGATGCTCTCCTGGGTGTCCTTCTGGATTGACAGGAGGGCTGTGCCCGCCCGGGTCTCACTGG gtATCACAACAGTTCTGACCATGTCCACCATCATCACAGGCGTGTCAGCCTCCATGCCTCAGGTGTCTTATGTAAAAGCTGTGGACATCTACCTGTGGGCCAGCTTTCTGTTTGTCTTCCTGTCCGTCATTGAGTACGCCGCTGTCAACTACTTCACCACTGTGGAGGAGATGAAGAAGCTCAAGGGGGGAAAG aTCCCTGCAGATTTCAATGCCACTCAAACTATGGCTTTTGACGGATGTTACCATGACAATGACATTGACCTGACACCCTTCCCAGAGCTGCCCAGCACCCCCAACACAGAGCGGAGTCGGACGGCCACGTCGAGGAACTCTGCTGCAGAGCCCCCGCCCACAGAGGGCACCAGGCTACGACGCAAAAAATCCATCAAACACAACCTCAGCTTCATCATGAGTAACAGCTACATGATCGACTCCTACTCCAGAGTCATCTTCCCCATGACCTACCTGCTGTTCAACATCATCTACTGGAGTTTATATTCATGA